One Fuerstiella marisgermanici DNA window includes the following coding sequences:
- a CDS encoding PSD1 and planctomycete cytochrome C domain-containing protein yields the protein MIQTSFNTCVIVVLTLAAASAGEVDFSRDIRPILSDKCFLCHGPAEDTREADLRLDVRDAAIEAGAIQPGDVANSELLNRVHSNDADVVMPPPSVEKKISPKEAALLKQWIAEGAEYSEHWAFVPPQRPPLPEGSSDELHANAIDAFVAARRTEQGLSPSKPADQITLIRRAYLDLLGLPPSPQQVDAFVADKRPDAYERLVDGLLESPHFGERWGRWWLDAARYADSDGYEKDKQRSVWFYRDWVINAMNDDMPYRDFVIQQIAGDLLPNAGQSELVATGFLRNSMVNEEGGADPEQFRIEGMFDRMDAVGKAILGITTQCAQCHTHKYDPLSHREYYQMFAALNDFHEATATAFTPEQQAMRDDVLNRIARIEADLRQRVPDWPPQLDVWSSEQAAKLVEWQTLVPTDIPYSGEKFRVLQDGSIISESYAPTKTNNTFRLTTTADRITAFRLDVLTHPQLPRNGPGRSIYGTGALTEFEVSIAPADQPEKIRNIKFVEAWADANPAKSDLPAVYHNKDPKTEDRITGPVDYAIDGDHKTAWSTDIGPGRRNQDRHIVFIPEEPIAEEGDVILSFTLRQLHGGWNSDDNQNYLLGRYRFSVTDNDAVSESKLPSSVEAILRSPAGTRTAEQQADLFRYWRTTVPEFSDANQQIEELWQRYPDSDSQLVVRAKLKPRKTHIFKRGDFLSLGEEVSPGVPEFLNPFPQSNEPDRLRFARWLVADDAPTTARVIVNRIWQAYFGQGIVATPEDFGFQSPPPTHPRLIDWLAVELMDNNWSLKHIHRLIATSATYRQASFLTPQLQERDPYNKWLARGPRYRVNAEVVRDVALTASGLLNKEIGGPSVYPPAPEFLFQPPASYGPKQWQLSPKAEQYRRSLYVHSYRSVPYPALQVFDAPKGDAACVRRQRSNTPLQALVMLNEPQFVECARAMASRVLQEGGDTDDERLQYAHRLCVSRAATPEELKVLAGLLDQQRNRIEADEINVEVLIGASPGLYKLFAGHSADEFALWIVVCRAILNVDETITKQ from the coding sequence ATGATTCAGACCTCATTCAACACGTGCGTCATTGTCGTCCTGACGCTGGCTGCGGCCTCGGCAGGCGAAGTTGACTTTAGTCGCGATATTCGCCCGATTCTGTCGGACAAATGTTTCCTGTGCCACGGCCCAGCTGAAGACACTCGCGAAGCCGACTTGCGGTTGGATGTGCGCGACGCGGCGATCGAAGCCGGCGCGATTCAGCCCGGCGATGTCGCGAATAGTGAACTGCTAAACCGCGTGCATTCCAACGATGCTGATGTCGTCATGCCACCACCTTCCGTCGAGAAGAAAATCTCACCGAAAGAAGCAGCGCTGCTGAAGCAGTGGATCGCTGAAGGTGCGGAATACAGCGAGCACTGGGCCTTCGTACCTCCGCAACGCCCGCCGCTGCCAGAAGGTTCGTCAGATGAGTTGCACGCAAACGCGATTGATGCTTTCGTCGCAGCAAGGCGAACGGAACAAGGCCTGTCACCGAGCAAGCCAGCCGATCAAATCACCTTGATTCGCCGCGCGTACCTGGATCTGCTTGGCCTGCCGCCGTCGCCTCAGCAGGTGGATGCCTTCGTCGCGGATAAACGGCCCGACGCTTATGAACGTCTGGTAGACGGCCTCCTGGAGTCGCCCCACTTTGGTGAACGCTGGGGCCGATGGTGGCTGGACGCGGCTCGATACGCTGATTCGGACGGCTATGAAAAAGACAAACAACGCAGCGTGTGGTTCTATCGCGATTGGGTCATCAATGCGATGAACGACGACATGCCGTACCGCGACTTCGTCATTCAGCAAATCGCGGGCGACCTGTTGCCGAACGCCGGTCAGTCGGAATTGGTGGCCACTGGCTTCCTGCGGAACTCGATGGTCAACGAAGAAGGCGGGGCCGATCCCGAACAGTTTCGCATCGAAGGCATGTTCGACCGCATGGACGCCGTGGGCAAAGCGATCTTGGGCATCACCACACAGTGTGCTCAGTGCCACACTCACAAGTACGATCCACTCAGCCATCGCGAATACTACCAGATGTTCGCCGCGCTGAATGACTTTCATGAAGCAACGGCCACCGCGTTTACGCCTGAACAGCAAGCCATGCGAGATGACGTGTTGAATCGCATCGCCAGGATCGAAGCGGACTTGAGGCAGCGAGTGCCGGACTGGCCTCCACAACTGGATGTATGGTCATCCGAACAGGCGGCAAAGCTGGTGGAATGGCAGACGCTGGTCCCGACAGACATTCCGTACTCAGGCGAAAAATTTCGCGTGCTTCAGGACGGCTCCATCATCAGCGAAAGCTACGCTCCGACAAAAACCAACAACACATTCCGCCTGACAACGACAGCCGACAGGATCACAGCCTTCCGACTGGACGTGCTGACTCATCCCCAGCTTCCTCGCAACGGCCCGGGGCGTTCGATTTACGGCACCGGAGCCTTAACCGAATTCGAAGTTTCGATCGCGCCGGCCGACCAGCCGGAGAAGATTCGAAACATTAAATTTGTCGAAGCGTGGGCGGACGCGAATCCTGCGAAGTCGGATCTGCCAGCGGTCTACCACAACAAGGATCCGAAGACAGAAGACCGAATCACAGGGCCGGTCGATTATGCGATTGACGGCGACCACAAGACAGCGTGGTCAACCGACATCGGACCCGGACGTCGCAATCAGGATCGGCACATTGTCTTCATTCCGGAAGAACCTATCGCTGAAGAAGGCGATGTGATCCTGTCGTTCACGCTGCGGCAACTGCATGGCGGCTGGAATTCGGACGACAACCAAAACTATCTGCTGGGCCGCTACCGATTTTCTGTCACAGACAATGATGCTGTTTCAGAATCAAAACTGCCGTCTTCCGTGGAAGCGATTCTGCGATCTCCTGCCGGAACGCGCACCGCTGAGCAGCAAGCCGACTTGTTCCGCTACTGGCGGACAACCGTTCCCGAATTTTCTGACGCCAACCAGCAGATTGAAGAACTTTGGCAGCGGTATCCCGACAGCGATTCGCAACTGGTGGTGCGTGCGAAATTGAAGCCGAGAAAGACTCACATCTTCAAACGCGGCGATTTCCTGAGCCTCGGCGAAGAAGTGTCACCTGGCGTGCCTGAGTTCCTGAATCCGTTTCCACAATCGAATGAACCCGACCGGTTGAGGTTTGCCAGATGGCTGGTCGCCGATGACGCTCCAACAACTGCACGAGTCATCGTGAACCGCATCTGGCAGGCATACTTCGGCCAGGGCATCGTGGCGACGCCGGAGGACTTCGGTTTTCAATCGCCGCCACCCACGCATCCCAGGTTAATCGACTGGCTAGCGGTCGAACTGATGGACAACAACTGGAGTCTGAAACACATTCACCGGCTGATCGCGACATCAGCAACGTATCGGCAGGCTTCGTTCCTGACGCCGCAACTGCAGGAACGCGATCCCTACAACAAATGGCTGGCTCGTGGGCCGCGCTACCGAGTGAACGCAGAAGTCGTGCGGGATGTGGCCCTGACGGCCAGCGGTTTGCTGAACAAAGAAATCGGCGGCCCCAGTGTTTACCCACCCGCGCCGGAATTTCTGTTTCAGCCGCCAGCCAGCTACGGCCCCAAGCAGTGGCAGTTGTCTCCGAAAGCTGAACAGTACCGCCGCAGTCTATACGTACACAGCTACCGCAGTGTGCCGTACCCGGCATTGCAGGTTTTCGACGCCCCCAAAGGTGACGCGGCGTGCGTCCGCCGACAGCGCAGCAACACGCCACTGCAGGCACTCGTGATGTTGAATGAACCTCAGTTTGTGGAATGCGCACGAGCGATGGCTTCACGCGTATTGCAGGAAGGAGGCGACACGGACGACGAACGACTTCAATACGCTCACCGATTGTGCGTCAGTCGTGCGGCGACGCCGGAAGAACTAAAGGTGCTGGCAGGGCTACTCGATCAGCAACGCAATCGTATCGAAGCCGATGAGATCAATGTGGAAGTACTGATCGGCGCGTCGCCCGGTCTGTACAAGTTGTTCGCCGGTCATTCGGCCGACGAATTTGCCCTATGGATCGTCGTGTGCCGAGCCATTCTGAATGTCGACGAAACCATTACCAAACAGTGA
- a CDS encoding polysaccharide lyase 6 family protein: protein MSTKPLPNSEQNTYMADLKLTALLINTSLQKCVKSVLLIAVALSATLSLDAAEHIVTPDTDLKPVLKQVKSGDSVVLQNGTWIDADLTFDELPGTSKAPIHIRAQTPGKVILTGATQFRFSGSYITVSGLLVRDPTGVSDVIQFRTHSERHAQHCRVTDCSIEESPDSHEKKESRWISIYGTNNRVDHCYTAGKKNRGTTLVVWVTEQPGNHRIDHNHFGPRPKLGSNGGETLRIGTSDVSEFDSKTTVENNYFHACDGEAEIVSNKSCDNVYRHNTFDSCSGALTLRHGHRCVVDGNVFFGRKQSGTGGVRIIGESHTVTNNYFEGLRGDSERAALCLMNGVPNSPLHEYAPVRNAKVAHNTFIDCKVSVEIGVGVGKKQSAVPDKCEFAHNVFVPGKWELFRVHADPTGLSWVDNRLQPRTRKDTPFREFRETKLSMQRTDDGLLRPSGSDSFKAALASMVSQDIDGFPRQSSVICGCDDPTTKHKTLANASNTGPSWRKQTP from the coding sequence ATGTCGACGAAACCATTACCAAACAGTGAGCAAAATACGTACATGGCCGATTTAAAACTCACCGCGCTTCTCATCAACACTTCGCTGCAGAAGTGTGTGAAGTCGGTTCTGCTGATTGCCGTTGCACTGTCGGCAACACTTTCGCTTGACGCCGCAGAGCATATTGTCACGCCGGACACCGATCTGAAGCCTGTGCTTAAGCAAGTGAAATCGGGTGATTCGGTCGTGCTGCAAAATGGCACGTGGATTGATGCGGATCTGACGTTTGATGAACTGCCAGGCACGTCCAAAGCTCCCATTCACATTCGAGCTCAAACGCCAGGCAAAGTCATTCTGACGGGAGCAACCCAGTTTCGATTTTCTGGCAGCTACATCACCGTTTCCGGATTGCTGGTGCGCGACCCGACCGGCGTCAGCGACGTGATACAGTTTCGAACTCACAGCGAACGTCATGCCCAGCACTGTCGCGTGACGGACTGTTCGATTGAAGAATCCCCCGACTCTCACGAAAAGAAGGAGTCACGCTGGATCTCCATCTATGGAACCAACAACCGAGTCGACCATTGCTACACTGCGGGAAAGAAGAACCGAGGCACAACGTTAGTTGTGTGGGTGACTGAGCAGCCAGGGAATCACCGCATTGACCACAACCACTTTGGGCCTCGCCCGAAGCTGGGCAGCAACGGCGGCGAAACGCTCCGCATCGGTACCAGCGACGTTTCAGAATTCGATTCGAAGACGACCGTCGAGAACAACTACTTTCATGCCTGTGACGGCGAAGCAGAAATCGTTTCCAACAAATCGTGCGACAACGTCTACCGTCACAATACGTTCGATTCGTGCTCCGGTGCGCTGACACTGCGCCACGGGCATCGTTGTGTGGTCGACGGCAACGTTTTTTTCGGCCGCAAGCAGTCCGGCACTGGCGGAGTCCGCATCATTGGCGAATCGCACACCGTGACCAACAATTATTTCGAAGGCCTGCGTGGAGATTCGGAACGAGCGGCTTTGTGTCTGATGAACGGAGTTCCCAATTCGCCGCTGCATGAATACGCGCCGGTGCGGAATGCGAAAGTCGCGCATAACACGTTTATTGACTGTAAAGTCTCCGTTGAAATTGGGGTCGGAGTCGGGAAAAAGCAGTCTGCGGTGCCAGACAAGTGCGAGTTCGCGCACAATGTGTTTGTGCCCGGTAAGTGGGAACTGTTTCGCGTCCATGCTGATCCAACTGGCTTGTCGTGGGTCGACAATCGTCTGCAGCCTAGAACTCGCAAAGACACGCCGTTCAGAGAATTCCGCGAAACAAAATTGTCGATGCAGCGCACAGACGATGGCCTGCTGCGGCCATCGGGAAGTGATTCGTTCAAAGCAGCTTTGGCGTCAATGGTGTCTCAGGACATCGACGGGTTTCCAAGACAATCCAGCGTCATCTGCGGCTGCGACGACCCAACAACCAAGCATAAAACGTTAGCGAACGCGTCCAACACTGGTCCTTCGTGGCGGAAGCAAACACCATGA
- a CDS encoding YaiI/YqxD family protein codes for MSDEELYAMCIWVDADACPGAIKDVLYKTAKRMDIEVVLVANQPMHIPRSDLIHLITVPHGADVADDKIVEMMQVGDIVVTSDIPLAARVVEKSGIAIGHRGEVFDDNTVHSRLAARNMMDQLRSAGVETSGPSPLGQKDVQIFANALDRTLTQCFRKGIQ; via the coding sequence GTGAGCGATGAAGAACTCTACGCGATGTGTATCTGGGTCGACGCTGATGCGTGCCCGGGTGCCATCAAGGATGTGCTGTACAAGACAGCCAAACGGATGGACATCGAAGTCGTGCTGGTGGCGAACCAACCAATGCACATTCCTCGTTCCGATTTAATCCACCTGATCACCGTGCCTCATGGCGCTGACGTAGCCGACGACAAGATCGTCGAAATGATGCAGGTCGGAGACATCGTGGTCACCAGCGACATTCCTCTGGCAGCGCGAGTCGTCGAGAAGTCCGGCATCGCCATTGGCCATCGCGGCGAAGTCTTCGACGACAATACAGTTCACAGTCGACTCGCCGCACGCAACATGATGGACCAGCTTAGGTCGGCGGGAGTCGAAACAAGCGGCCCAAGTCCGCTCGGGCAAAAGGACGTGCAGATCTTCGCGAATGCTCTGGACCGCACGCTGACGCAGTGCTTTCGGAAGGGCATACAATAG
- the fae gene encoding formaldehyde-activating enzyme — translation MSDRIIFRTGESLVAGGPPFTAAEPEVVIGELDGPVGTALATLTGDQSMGHSKVFAILNTDIQVRPVTLCVSKVTVKNARYTNILMGTVQAAIANGVLDAVRAGDLPKEKANDLGIICSVWLNPGVITDDNLDHKALFDIHRKAMAQAIHKAMHNEPSIDWLLENQDKITHKYYQMGLDGKI, via the coding sequence ATGTCTGACCGTATTATTTTCCGCACTGGCGAATCACTTGTTGCTGGCGGACCGCCCTTCACCGCCGCTGAGCCGGAAGTTGTCATTGGCGAATTGGATGGTCCCGTCGGCACGGCACTCGCCACGCTAACCGGTGACCAGTCGATGGGGCATTCCAAGGTGTTTGCTATTTTGAACACCGATATACAGGTCCGTCCGGTGACGTTGTGTGTTAGCAAAGTTACTGTCAAGAATGCTCGGTACACCAACATCCTGATGGGCACTGTGCAGGCGGCCATTGCCAACGGTGTTCTGGATGCTGTGCGAGCGGGCGACCTGCCGAAAGAAAAAGCCAACGATTTGGGCATCATCTGCAGCGTGTGGCTGAACCCCGGCGTGATCACAGACGACAACCTCGACCACAAAGCGCTGTTCGACATTCACCGCAAAGCGATGGCTCAGGCTATTCACAAAGCCATGCACAATGAGCCATCAATCGACTGGCTGCTTGAGAATCAGGACAAGATCACTCACAAGTACTATCAGATGGGCCTGGACGGCAAAATCTGA
- a CDS encoding class I SAM-dependent methyltransferase: MHECPLCQNATTLPFYEDKRRTWLRCSECWLISVPSEYHLTPEEEKSHYDLHQNSPADMAYRGFLSRLFEPVNQRLPPSSRGLDFGSGPGPTLSVMFEEAGHAMSIYDPFYAHDTSVLQTTYDFATASEVVEHIADPATELDRLWSCVKPGGVLGLMTKLALDAEAFATWHYKNDPTHISFFSRETFTWLAAKWTAKLEFFGSDAILLTKPLQNA, translated from the coding sequence ATGCACGAATGCCCACTCTGCCAAAACGCGACCACCCTGCCCTTTTACGAGGACAAGCGTCGAACATGGCTGCGTTGCTCGGAATGTTGGCTGATCTCAGTGCCGTCGGAATATCATCTCACGCCGGAAGAAGAAAAGTCGCACTACGATCTGCACCAGAATTCGCCCGCTGATATGGCCTATCGTGGCTTTCTGAGCCGCCTGTTTGAACCAGTCAACCAGCGCCTTCCGCCCAGCAGCAGGGGACTCGATTTCGGCTCCGGGCCCGGACCCACATTGTCCGTGATGTTTGAAGAGGCGGGCCACGCGATGTCGATCTACGATCCGTTTTACGCTCACGACACGTCCGTGCTGCAAACCACGTATGACTTCGCCACAGCCAGCGAAGTGGTTGAACACATTGCAGATCCCGCAACCGAATTGGACCGTTTGTGGAGTTGCGTCAAACCCGGTGGAGTACTGGGCCTTATGACGAAACTCGCTCTGGACGCGGAAGCGTTTGCGACCTGGCACTACAAGAACGATCCGACTCACATCAGCTTCTTCTCACGCGAAACCTTTACGTGGCTGGCTGCAAAGTGGACCGCGAAGCTCGAATTCTTCGGCAGTGACGCAATTCTGCTGACGAAGCCGTTGCAGAATGCTTAA